In one Hypomesus transpacificus isolate Combined female chromosome 18, fHypTra1, whole genome shotgun sequence genomic region, the following are encoded:
- the cd40 gene encoding tumor necrosis factor receptor superfamily member 5 isoform X3, with amino-acid sequence MFGILIFFGAVLQVVSSDTSTCDPATQYQDGDNCCQMCGPGTKMLSPPVCEDAQCEPCPENEYQDAYTRDDICQRQPYCDPNKYFEFTRNNNKTSRVKCRCKPGYHCNSKDCLLCMPHTKCEPGSGVVSRGTDKEDTQCQVCPPNTFSNDTSAVSECLKHTICGGNTETEGTNESDTVCVSRVSPGVIAIIIVGIILAMVVLSGFLFWKHASGPTKGKVKKFFGLCGWTSVFVPMQKDNPRNVEAEEFINVTPEEPGRPEREFSALETGAVENEEVGQPGETEQGYWVAQEVGRGTIITHPESQMNSMVSYN; translated from the exons ATGTTTGGGATTTTGATATTTTTCGGCGCTGTCTTG CAGGTAGTATCCAGTGATACCAGTACCTGTGATCCAGCAACACAGTACCAGGATGGTGACAACTGTTGCCAAATGTGCGGCCCAG GCACCAAAATGTTGAGCCCACCTGTTTGCGAAGATGCACAATGCGAACCATGTCCAGAGAATGAATATCAAGATGCATATACCAGAGACGACATATGCCAACGACAACCTTACTGTGACCCAA ATAAATACTTTGAATTCACACGTAACAACAACAAGACAAGCCGTGTCAAATGCAGATGTAAACCAGGATACCACTGCAACAGTAAAGACTGCTTACTTTGTATGCCCCATACAAAGTGTGAGCCAGGATCTGGAGTGGTTTCCAGAG GTACTGACAAGGAAGACACCCAGTGTCAGGTCTGCCCACCAAACACATTCTCCAATGACACCTCTGCAGTGAGTGAGTGTTTGAAACACACAAT CTGTGGAGGAAATACTGAAACTGAAGGAACAAATGAATCTGACACCGTCTGTG TTTCTCGTGTTAGCCCGGGGGTAATAGCTATTATAATAGTTGGCATTATCCTGGCCATGGTGGTTTTATCTGGCTTTCTCTTTTGGAAACATG CATCTGGACCCACAAAAGGAAAAGTGAAG AAGTTCTTTGGACTTTGTGGATGGACCTCGGTGTTTGTACCAATGCAGAAGGATAACCCAAGAAACGTGGAAGCTGAAGAGTTTATAAATGTGACACCAGAAGAGCCTGGCCGCCCAGAAAGAGAGTTTTCAGCACTAGAGACAGGGGCTGTGGAGAATGAGGAAGTTGGACAGCCTGGGGAAACTGAGCAGGGATACTGGGTGGCCCAGGAGGTTGGTAGAGGAACAATAATCACTCATCCTGAATCTCAAATGAACTCAATGGTCTCGTACAATTAG
- the cd40 gene encoding tumor necrosis factor receptor superfamily member 5 isoform X1, translating into MFGILIFFGAVLQVVSSDTSTCDPATQYQDGDNCCQMCGPGTKMLSPPVCEDAQCEPCPENEYQDAYTRDDICQRQPYCDPNKYFEFTRNNNKTSRVKCRCKPGYHCNSKDCLLCMPHTKCEPGSGVVSRGTDKEDTQCQVCPPNTFSNDTSAVSECLKHTICGGNTETEGTNESDTVCAVSRVSPGVIAIIIVGIILAMVVLSGFLFWKHASGPTKGKVKKFFGLCGWTSVFVPMQKDNPRNVEAEEFINVTPEEPGRPEREFSALETGAVENEEVGQPGETEQGYWVAQEVGRGTIITHPESQMNSMVSYN; encoded by the exons ATGTTTGGGATTTTGATATTTTTCGGCGCTGTCTTG CAGGTAGTATCCAGTGATACCAGTACCTGTGATCCAGCAACACAGTACCAGGATGGTGACAACTGTTGCCAAATGTGCGGCCCAG GCACCAAAATGTTGAGCCCACCTGTTTGCGAAGATGCACAATGCGAACCATGTCCAGAGAATGAATATCAAGATGCATATACCAGAGACGACATATGCCAACGACAACCTTACTGTGACCCAA ATAAATACTTTGAATTCACACGTAACAACAACAAGACAAGCCGTGTCAAATGCAGATGTAAACCAGGATACCACTGCAACAGTAAAGACTGCTTACTTTGTATGCCCCATACAAAGTGTGAGCCAGGATCTGGAGTGGTTTCCAGAG GTACTGACAAGGAAGACACCCAGTGTCAGGTCTGCCCACCAAACACATTCTCCAATGACACCTCTGCAGTGAGTGAGTGTTTGAAACACACAAT CTGTGGAGGAAATACTGAAACTGAAGGAACAAATGAATCTGACACCGTCTGTG CAGTTTCTCGTGTTAGCCCGGGGGTAATAGCTATTATAATAGTTGGCATTATCCTGGCCATGGTGGTTTTATCTGGCTTTCTCTTTTGGAAACATG CATCTGGACCCACAAAAGGAAAAGTGAAG AAGTTCTTTGGACTTTGTGGATGGACCTCGGTGTTTGTACCAATGCAGAAGGATAACCCAAGAAACGTGGAAGCTGAAGAGTTTATAAATGTGACACCAGAAGAGCCTGGCCGCCCAGAAAGAGAGTTTTCAGCACTAGAGACAGGGGCTGTGGAGAATGAGGAAGTTGGACAGCCTGGGGAAACTGAGCAGGGATACTGGGTGGCCCAGGAGGTTGGTAGAGGAACAATAATCACTCATCCTGAATCTCAAATGAACTCAATGGTCTCGTACAATTAG
- the cd40 gene encoding tumor necrosis factor receptor superfamily member 5 isoform X2 produces the protein MFGILIFFGAVLVVSSDTSTCDPATQYQDGDNCCQMCGPGTKMLSPPVCEDAQCEPCPENEYQDAYTRDDICQRQPYCDPNKYFEFTRNNNKTSRVKCRCKPGYHCNSKDCLLCMPHTKCEPGSGVVSRGTDKEDTQCQVCPPNTFSNDTSAVSECLKHTICGGNTETEGTNESDTVCAVSRVSPGVIAIIIVGIILAMVVLSGFLFWKHASGPTKGKVKKFFGLCGWTSVFVPMQKDNPRNVEAEEFINVTPEEPGRPEREFSALETGAVENEEVGQPGETEQGYWVAQEVGRGTIITHPESQMNSMVSYN, from the exons ATGTTTGGGATTTTGATATTTTTCGGCGCTGTCTTG GTAGTATCCAGTGATACCAGTACCTGTGATCCAGCAACACAGTACCAGGATGGTGACAACTGTTGCCAAATGTGCGGCCCAG GCACCAAAATGTTGAGCCCACCTGTTTGCGAAGATGCACAATGCGAACCATGTCCAGAGAATGAATATCAAGATGCATATACCAGAGACGACATATGCCAACGACAACCTTACTGTGACCCAA ATAAATACTTTGAATTCACACGTAACAACAACAAGACAAGCCGTGTCAAATGCAGATGTAAACCAGGATACCACTGCAACAGTAAAGACTGCTTACTTTGTATGCCCCATACAAAGTGTGAGCCAGGATCTGGAGTGGTTTCCAGAG GTACTGACAAGGAAGACACCCAGTGTCAGGTCTGCCCACCAAACACATTCTCCAATGACACCTCTGCAGTGAGTGAGTGTTTGAAACACACAAT CTGTGGAGGAAATACTGAAACTGAAGGAACAAATGAATCTGACACCGTCTGTG CAGTTTCTCGTGTTAGCCCGGGGGTAATAGCTATTATAATAGTTGGCATTATCCTGGCCATGGTGGTTTTATCTGGCTTTCTCTTTTGGAAACATG CATCTGGACCCACAAAAGGAAAAGTGAAG AAGTTCTTTGGACTTTGTGGATGGACCTCGGTGTTTGTACCAATGCAGAAGGATAACCCAAGAAACGTGGAAGCTGAAGAGTTTATAAATGTGACACCAGAAGAGCCTGGCCGCCCAGAAAGAGAGTTTTCAGCACTAGAGACAGGGGCTGTGGAGAATGAGGAAGTTGGACAGCCTGGGGAAACTGAGCAGGGATACTGGGTGGCCCAGGAGGTTGGTAGAGGAACAATAATCACTCATCCTGAATCTCAAATGAACTCAATGGTCTCGTACAATTAG